From the bacterium genome, the window TTCAGATGACCGGTTCTCGGCCATCTGACTTTTGGGCTAAGGAAGGAGAAAGGACTAAACATTGAAATACGCTTACTATCCAGGCTGTTCGCTTCATTCTACCGCCAAAGAATATGATCAGACCAGCCGAGAGGTCTGCCATGCCCTGGGAATAGAATTGGCCGAGATTGATGACTGGAACTGCTGTGGGGCTACTTCGGCTCATTCTTTGGACCACCGGTTGGCCCTGGAACTTTCGGCCAGAAACATACTTTTAGCTCAAGCTGAGAGAAGCGATATGGCCATCCCTTGCGCCAGTTGTTTTAATAACCTCAAGAAAGCCAGTATTGAGCTGGAAAAGAATCCGGCTTTTGCGCGCCGGATGTCTGAAATTACAGGGGTTACTTATCATAGGAAGTTACAGGTTAAGAATCTACTTGATGTGGTGGCTGGTTTGGATGCTGATCTTATTAAATCCAAGATAGTCCGCCCTCTTAAGGGGCTTAAGGTAGTTTCTTACTATGGCTGCCTCCTCTTGCGGCCGCCTGATATGATGAAGTTTGATCATCCGGAACAGCCTGAGTCAATGGATAACCTGATGGAAGCCAGCGGGGCTGAACCCGTGCCCTGGTCATACAAAACCGACTGCTGTGGTGCCGGTCTCACCTTGACCATGACGGAGGTGGTAGTCAAACTGGTCGGCCATATATTAATCCAGGCTAAACAAGCGGGCGCCAATTGTCTGGTAACGGCCTGCCCGATGTGCATGGCCAATCTTGACACCAGGCAGGCACAAGCAGCCGAGGCGGCCGGCGAACAATTTGATCTGCCTGTCTTCTATTTTACTGAACTTTTGGGCTTGAGCTTCGGGATGAAAGGCCAGGATTGGTGGAAGAAGCACCTGGTTGATCCATCTAATCTTCTTTTCTCTATTGGGTTAGCTTAGATGTTCGCTATAATATCCCCTTGCCCCGATTGGTGATTAGGGGCATAAAGCCTGATATAAGGCCAATAGAGGTAATATGTG encodes:
- a CDS encoding CoB--CoM heterodisulfide reductase iron-sulfur subunit B family protein; protein product: MKYAYYPGCSLHSTAKEYDQTSREVCHALGIELAEIDDWNCCGATSAHSLDHRLALELSARNILLAQAERSDMAIPCASCFNNLKKASIELEKNPAFARRMSEITGVTYHRKLQVKNLLDVVAGLDADLIKSKIVRPLKGLKVVSYYGCLLLRPPDMMKFDHPEQPESMDNLMEASGAEPVPWSYKTDCCGAGLTLTMTEVVVKLVGHILIQAKQAGANCLVTACPMCMANLDTRQAQAAEAAGEQFDLPVFYFTELLGLSFGMKGQDWWKKHLVDPSNLLFSIGLA